ATGGCGTAGAGCACGTTGAGCATCATGCTGATGAGCCCGGCGACCAGTTCCGAGACGTCCTCCTCGTCCATCACCGCGATGGCCGGGTTGTCGCCGAGGGCCGCCTCCAGCTTGTCCTTCATGGCGTCGCTCTCGCCGCCCGCGGTCTTCACCCAGACCTCGAAGTCGGTGATCCGGTCGAGGTGCGGGTTGACGACCGAGGTGTCGAGCATGATGCCGCTGAGCATCTCGTTGCCCTTGTAGAGGCCGGAGACGGTCAGCTCGCCCTCGGCCCCGTCCTGGTACGTGACCTGGACGGTGTCGCCCATCTTCCAGCCCTCGTCCTCGGCGGTGTCGGTGTCGACGATCGCCTTGGCGGGGCCGCCGCCGGCCGGGACGCCCTCGGCGAGGCCGGCGAACGAGCCCTGCTCGAAGTCCAGCTCGACGAGCTTGCCGACGGTCTCGCCGTTGACGCCGGTGAGGTCCTCGTCGTCGCCGCCGATGTCGACGGGGACCGTGCGCAGCGGGGAGGCGGCGGTGACCTCGTCGAGGCCGGCGAGCTTCTCCCCGACCTCCGGGTTCAGCGGGGTGAAGTTCGTCATGGAGACCGAGTAGTCGGCCTTCATGGCGTCGGTGGCCATCTTGTCGATGGCGTTCGCGACGCCGCCCGCGATCACCGTCAGGCTGGTGATGAGGGTGAGCCCGATCATCAGCGCGGAGGCGGTGGCGGCGGTGCGCCGCGGGTTGCGTACGGCGTTCTGCCGGGCGAGCTTGCCGGAGACCCCGAACACCCGCAGCAGCGGGGCGCCGAGCGCGATCACCGGGCGGGAGAGCAGCGGCGTCAGCACGAAGATGCCGATCAGCAGCACCGCGGCGCCGATGCCCATGAGCGCCTTGCCGTCGCTCGCGGTGGTGCCCGCGACGACCATGACGGCGCCGACGCCCCCGATGAGCGCGCCGATGATGTTGCGTACGACGAGGCTGCGGGTGGACGCCTGGGCGTGCAGGCTGCTCATCGCCGCGACCGGCGGGATCTTCGCGGCCCGGCGGGCGGGCAGCCAGGCGGCGAGCACGGTGACGACGATGCCGACGACGAGCGAGATCACGACCGTCGCGGGCGAGACGACCAGCGGCCCGTCGGGCACGGTCTCGCCGGTGGCGCTCATCAGCGAGCGCAGCCCGGCGCCGATGCCCACCCCCGCGGCGAGGCCGGTCAGGGCCGCGGCGGCGCCGACGGCGGTGGCCTCGAAGAGCACGGAGCGGGTCACCTGGCGGCGGCTGGCGCCGACGGCCCGTAGCAGCGCCAGCTCCTTGGTGCGCTGGGCGACGAGCATGGTGAAGGTGTTGGCGATGAGGAAGATGCCGACGAAGAGCGCGATGCCGGCGAAGGCGAGCATGGCGGTACGGAGCCCGTCCATGCCCTGCTCGATCTGCCGGGCCTGGTCGTCGGCGAGCTTGGTGCCGGTGAGCGCCTCGGCTTCGGCGGGGAGGATCTTCTGCGCCTCGGCCCGCAGGTCCCTCTCGGAGGTGCCGGGGGCGGCGGCGAGGTCGATCTCGGTGTACTCGCCGGGCTTGGTGAAGAGGCCCTGCGCGGTCTTGGTGTCGAAGAGCACGAGGCTGCCGCCAGCGGCGACGTTGCCGTCGTCGGTGGTGAAGATGCCGGTGATCACCGGTTCGAGTACGGGGCCGTCGACGGACATCCGCGGGGTGTCGCCGACCTCGTAGCCGGTGCGCTCGGCGGTCCTGGCGTCGATGGCGATCTCGTTGGCGTTCGCGGGCCCGCGGCCGTCGCGCATCGGGTAGCGGGGGTCTTCGCCCCTGCCGCCGTCGCCGGGGTAGTAGTTGGCGCCGCTGGTGGACCAGCCGTCGCCGACGAGGTCGCCGTCCTTGTCGGCGAGCGCGGCGAAACCGGCGACGTTGCCGGTGGCGGACTTCACGCCGGGCAGGGCCGCGGCCTCGTCCAGCAGGTCCTGCGTGAGCGGCGGCGGCGCGCCCGGGCGGCCCTCGTCGGCGTCGTCGTCGGGCTGGAGGCGTACGTCGACGTGGTCGAAGCCCTGCTCCGAACTCTTGGTGTAGGCGTCGGAGATGGTGGAGGTGAAGACCAGGGTGCCGGAGACGAAGGCCACGCCGAGCATCACGGCGAGCACGGTCATCAGCAACCGGGCCTTGTGCGCGAACACGTTGCGCAAGGCGGTGCGAAGCATATGGGGTCCTGTGGTGGAAAGCCGGTAGCGGGCGGCCTGCTGGTCAGCGAGCGGGGCTCAGCTCACCCGGCCCTTGGCGTCGAAGCCTGGGGGGTCTGCGGGGCTGCGCCCCCCGGAAGGCTCCGCATCTTGTCCAGCACCTGCTCGGAGGTGGGGTCGCGCAGCTCGTCGACGATGCGGCCGTCGGCGAGGAACACCACGCGGTCCGCGTATCCCGCGGCGACCGGGTCGTGCGTGACCATGACGACCGTCTGGCCCAGCTCGCGCACGGAGTTGCGCAGGAAGCCGAGCACCTCGGCGCCGGAGCGGGAGTCGAGGTTGCCGGTCGGCTCGTCGGCGAAGATGATCTCGGGCCGGGCGGCCAGCGCCCGGGCCACGGCGACGCGCTGCTGCTGGCCGCCGGAGAGCTGGCTCGGGCGGTGCTTGAGCCGTCCGGACAGGCCCACGGTCTCCACCACCTGCCGCAGCCACTGCTCGTCGGGCTTGCGG
The Streptomyces sp. CNQ-509 DNA segment above includes these coding regions:
- a CDS encoding ABC transporter permease; this encodes MLRTALRNVFAHKARLLMTVLAVMLGVAFVSGTLVFTSTISDAYTKSSEQGFDHVDVRLQPDDDADEGRPGAPPPLTQDLLDEAAALPGVKSATGNVAGFAALADKDGDLVGDGWSTSGANYYPGDGGRGEDPRYPMRDGRGPANANEIAIDARTAERTGYEVGDTPRMSVDGPVLEPVITGIFTTDDGNVAAGGSLVLFDTKTAQGLFTKPGEYTEIDLAAAPGTSERDLRAEAQKILPAEAEALTGTKLADDQARQIEQGMDGLRTAMLAFAGIALFVGIFLIANTFTMLVAQRTKELALLRAVGASRRQVTRSVLFEATAVGAAAALTGLAAGVGIGAGLRSLMSATGETVPDGPLVVSPATVVISLVVGIVVTVLAAWLPARRAAKIPPVAAMSSLHAQASTRSLVVRNIIGALIGGVGAVMVVAGTTASDGKALMGIGAAVLLIGIFVLTPLLSRPVIALGAPLLRVFGVSGKLARQNAVRNPRRTAATASALMIGLTLITSLTVIAGGVANAIDKMATDAMKADYSVSMTNFTPLNPEVGEKLAGLDEVTAASPLRTVPVDIGGDDEDLTGVNGETVGKLVELDFEQGSFAGLAEGVPAGGGPAKAIVDTDTAEDEGWKMGDTVQVTYQDGAEGELTVSGLYKGNEMLSGIMLDTSVVNPHLDRITDFEVWVKTAGGESDAMKDKLEAALGDNPAIAVMDEEDVSELVAGLISMMLNVLYAMLGMAVLVAVLGVINTLAMSVFERSQEIGMLRAIGLDRRAVKRMVRLESLVISLFGGVLGIGLGVFLGWAAGELIASSIDTYSLVLPWERMGYFILGAALVGMLAALWPARRASRLNMLAAIKSE
- a CDS encoding ABC transporter ATP-binding protein — encoded protein: MTTTIPGASGPGTAYARVAAAGATELTKVYGEGETKVVALDRVSVEFMQGEFTAIMGPSGSGKSTLMHCMAGLDTISGGSSRIGETELNGLKDKKLTQLRRDKVGFVFQAFNLLPTLNALENITLPMDIAGRKPDEQWLRQVVETVGLSGRLKHRPSQLSGGQQQRVAVARALAARPEIIFADEPTGNLDSRSGAEVLGFLRNSVRELGQTVVMVTHDPVAAGYADRVVFLADGRIVDELRDPTSEQVLDKMRSLPGGAAPQTPQASTPRAG